The following are encoded in a window of Armatimonadota bacterium genomic DNA:
- a CDS encoding LemA family protein: DVVATFNAMIQTFPASIVAGTSGFTARDYFEIEEAAAREPVRVDFAREGPPAEPPREQQ; encoded by the coding sequence ACGACGTGGTGGCGACGTTCAACGCCATGATCCAGACCTTCCCCGCCAGCATCGTCGCCGGCACCAGCGGCTTCACCGCGCGCGACTACTTCGAGATCGAGGAGGCGGCCGCGCGCGAGCCGGTGCGGGTGGACTTCGCGCGCGAGGGGCCGCCCGCCGAGCCGCCGCGCGAGCAGCAGTAG